tttttccattaagcgataataaaatgtaaataaagcactagtacctaattatttatgcGTTCCacattaggtaggtaggtatattattttctacaagGTGTATAATACTTTGgttttctaaaaacaattacctataaatatacaatgttcagaatttcaattttgataataagttcagttaaattattattgtttattgatttgctaaaaaccaaatatatataatataatattaatatttattttgaacattttaactaattttcaagtatatatattttttgtaaaatgtgtcatattgtcataatatgatattgttatgtattattattgtaattagtattcattagttattacatattattgtgtctatttaatataatatatgaatatatgattgCGTATTTGCGTATgctgtatacaataatacgtaATGTTGATACGAGGCATGATTAACTAAGGGCAAGATAGTAtactatcttaaatcgtggCTAAGGGCCAGGGCTAAGGCTCAGTTGGTTCAAACCGTAGTTTTAACTATGATGACATTACGAGTCTTTTAcattcaaaaactatatttgtatatttttaataaaaaaaaaaaataataataattaataatattaaactacatttaagtTAAGAAAAGTTGATAAGTTTCATGGAAAATGTTGAATAGGAATACCAATTCAAGGTTGTACCAATTggtagattaaaattattagataaaaatgtttgcacGTTACATTAGAGTGCTTTATTTATGATACTACTCGTAAAACGATgacattaaaaactaaattaataaagagcaataatatctatttacttatctactatttagtatctagtatattatttaagaatattctttaaaggctataaaaattatttaatatcttgttttttaaaatgaactcGTTTCACACGTATACAAGAATAATTAAgtgtaaatgttaaataatatcatatgtttATATTGCAACAGAAATCtgttatttttcgaaaacttCAACAAAGGGGAGGTAAGTATGaatgttcaaaattataaaatgtacttagtacggtacctatattaaattataaatttaaatacgttCAAAACTGTTACGATTTaccttttgaaatttaatacacatacCTTAGCACCTTACCACAAACGCACCGTCAAGATCAGAGTTCGACGGATTTGTTGGCAATGACAAAAATCGTCACCTGGTAACCGAACTAGTCTATTTATTATCCTAAATTCCTAAATGTTAATACCCAGCACGGAAAAAGCACAGTATTCTTTccaaattaaagttttataaaagttcctacttaaacttaaaatcaCCGTTTTCTTAGCATAAGCGGAAATTTGATGAAATTACTGGGGGGGGGCTAAGTAATATAtgcttattacatttatatggcACTACTGTATTAAAGCAACTGTACCTTAAACTTTTGGGCGGGCTTAGTCCCCGTAAGCCAACCCCCCCGATTTCCGCCTATGTTTCTtagttatacctacctacaccaATATTCACGAGATTATTTCAGGAAagaatttgtatatattacaccTTGTTTAAATAAGTCAGCTGTTGAAATGACTAAagcttttgtaaataattatcataaaccaAAACAGTCaaactattgattttataatagaatacaattataaataataataataatataaaatcaatggtcAAACTCAAACTTTGCCTTTATTAcccatagttttattttatttaaaaacagataTTTTCACTTCCTATTCCAATggatattaatacttaaagtaATTCAAATAACAGAACTAttggtatacaattattttttcacgcaattatagttaatttgaaataaagtaaCAAATCGTCtacaaatcatttaaattcttaactttactagaataaataaaactatgcaCACTATCATCTAATAatgatgcataatataaaaatattaaaatgttcaaaagaaaagtaaatcATCTTATCAGATTCACTAAACTGTATTAGATTAATTGTCAGAATGAATTTACAATGCAAAACAATGAATCTATCATCCAAAAAATCTTGGGAATTATCCTATAGATGATTCAGAGACCctctcaaattaaaaataattgttcaaaatgatgttattaatttcttgcctaagtttatttttataatagttgtcatgtattttttactatacatcgaatttatacttgttttataacattatacgtacggtacgtaggtacatattttaaccaatattttaaatatcaattttgattaaatttcatttatactGATAAccgtgtacctacctaactaGGATTGACCTTCTTTAGATTACTGTTTGAATTATAGGTgagtaagtttttatttgtaattgtatttagttattccattcaaattattattatggcgtTGGGAAAGTAGCGTCCCCATCGCCCAGTACCCTTCATTGGGCACTGCAATAGCCCCACTCTGGTCTTAAGTGATTGGAGTGGTCTGGCCCTCCAGGTTGGGGGTTGGGCGCTGGGTTAACAACCCAGCCTCgtaaaaaaacttatgttCAGGAACCAAACAAAAAGCCTCGGAATAGTGGATATAAGGAAAACAAAAATGGAAACTGGAAATCGGAAATATCTTTGGGTACATGGAACGTTCGCACATTATACAGCACTGGAGCGGCACATACAGTGACGCAAGAAATAGGGagatataaacttaaaatcgtGGCTATCCAAGAAATTAGATGGCAAGGAACGGGATCCTTGGACATAAATAATCATACCATTTTCTATGGGGACTGCGATGATCGACGACAATTTGGTACGGGTTTCATAGTTCATAAGTCAATGGTACCAAACGTAATGGAATTTAAGACATTTAACCCGAGAATATcactattaacaattaaagcATACTGGTTTAATCTCACAATTATTAGTGTTCATGCCCCTACTGAGGAAAAGactcaaaaagaaaaagacgACTTCTATGATGGATTAACGAACGTAGTAGATGGGATACCTAATAACAGAATAGTGGTTATATTAGGAGACCTTAATGCAAAAGTAGgaaaagaattaatatttaaaccaaCCATTGGCCACCATAGCTTGCACGAAGTATCTAACAATAACGGCCTCAACCTAATCGACTTTGCAACGAGCAAAGGCTTAGTGATCAAGAGCACAATGTTTCCCCATAAAAAGATCAATAAGGGAACATGGAAGTCACCAGATGGTAATCACACAAATCAAATTGACCATGTACTAGTCAATGACAGGTTCAAAAACAGTATTACGGATGTCAAAACGATGCGAGGAGCGGACTGTGACTCTGACCACTATTTGGttaaggtaaaaattaaagcaaGACTGAAGAGAAAGGTGGCAACAAGTCCAACGGTAATAGACAGATATGATATTACTAAGTTCACAGATGAAATTCTctgtaaacgttttaaaagTGAGATACACAAACGCAGCAGggaattaaatatagatagtatagactcaataaataatatgtggaGGAGGGTACAGGAGACAATAAAAGAAACATCAGCTGAAGTCCTGGGAAAAccaaaaaacactaaaaaaccATGGTTCAATGAGAGGTGTGAGAAAGTCctaaatcaaaagaaaaaatttagaaacttGTACCTTAATGACCCTTCCCatgaagaaaacaaaataaagtataatgaaAGCAGAAGAGAAGCAAGCCGAACCTTTAAGTATGAAAAAAGAGTCTATACGAAAAACATCTTGGAAGAAGCAGAAAAATATCACAATGAACATAATACACgccaattatacaaaaaaaataatacactaaagggaggttacaaaaaatatgaaaagttCTTAGTAAAGGAAGACGGAACACTAATTACTGCACGATCAGATATTGTAGAGAGGTGGAAAACGTATTTCGAACATCTGCTTAACTGCAACGACCCCAGAGAAACCTTTACTTGGACCAGGACAGAACCCAACCTAAACGAATGTACAATACCGTCAAAACAAGAAATTGAATTACAAATAAGGCGATTGAAGAACTATAAATCACCTGGTGAGGATGGTATACAAGGGgaaattatgaaaatgctAGACGAAGATTCATTAACACATATACATAGGTTACTAACCAACATTTGGGAGCGGGAAGTACTACCAGAAGGTTGGAATGTCGCTGTCGTATGTCCAATCCATAAAAAAGGTGACCcacaaatatgtaataactacAGAGGAATTGCCTTATTGAATGTGGTCTACAAGATATTGTCCTATTGCATTTTAGATAGGATTAAACCCATTGCGGAAGAGATACTGGGGGATTACCAAGGTGGTTTTAGACCCAACAGATCAACAACAGATCAAATCTTCAGCTTAAGACAGATCATAGAAAAATCATGGGAATTCAATAAAAgcatatgtatactatttgtAGATTTCAAAAAAGCATACGATTCTGTCCACCGACATAgtctaataaacatattaaaagaGTTTAAGTTCCCGaacaaactaataaaattaattgaggCCACTCTGAAAAATacagaaatcaaaataaaggTAGCATCGGAATTGTCAGAACCAGCAACGGTTAGGACAGGTCTAAGACAAGGAGATGCGCTATCACCAATATTGTTCAACCTAATATTAGAAAAGGTAATTAGAGCAACAAATTGTAACGATGGAATAGTATTGGGAAACTCGAACATAAATATCTTGGCTTATGCGGATGATATAGCAATATTAGGAGATACTGAAGAAACGGTTAAACAAGTGTGCAGGAAACTTATCACGATGGCTAGTAAGGTCGGACTGGAGATAAACGACGAAAAAACAGAGTACATGATTGTAAGTCGACAGGACAGAGAATATCAACAAGGACAATCCATGAATGTAGAAGGGCATGTATTCAAAAGAGTAACACATTTCAAATACTTGGGGCACTTGATAACACAAGATAACGATTTGAAGATGGAAGTCAGTGCTAGGATACAAAAAGGcaacaaaagttttttttgtcttGGAAAAGTACTGAGTTCAAGAACATTATCGACAAACctgaaaatacaaatgtacATGACCCTGATACGACCCATAGTACTGTATGCCGCGGAAACATGGCCACTTAGGAAAGCAGAAGAAACCAGactaaaagtatttgaaaGGAGAATCTTACGGAAAATCTACGGCCCATGCTTTGACACAAACACAAGTGAATGGCGTAAACGTCATAATAAAGAACTCGAAGAGCTGTTCCAGAGACCGAACATCGCGAATGAAATCAAGAAAAGAAGATTAACCTGGGCTGGACATGCATGGCGGAGAGTAGGATCCATAGTCAGAACAACAATCGAAGAGAACCCGGTCGGTAAGAGACCCTTAGGAAGACCACGCTTACGCTGGGAAGACTGTGTAAAAAGAGACGTGGAAAACATTGAACCAGAGATACCATGGAGAGTAGTGGCAGAAAACAGAGATAGATGGAGAGAAATTTGTTTGGCGGTATGGTCTCAATGAcccaaaaccaaaaaaaaaaaaaaaaaaaaaaaattcaaattattataatataatgcttagccataattcaataattgtaattgtatcttcaatttttttttaaattttaaattagttaactgaatttttcatttttcatataatgtagacatatagacatataattatcatttaaaatataatttaatattatacctatttttaaatctacacacatcatatatttaataaattattaatagtatttaaaataggaaatatatagataaataaatgttaaaataaaatataaaaaaaatatatgactcCACCAACTGTAACATCTTCCTTTCTGTCGGTCGCTTCTCTTCTACGATAAGTAACGTTTACATTAACGATGTCTCGGGGACTCGATCCTCggtgtgtaatattaatattagagaTCAgggttacctattatttaagaaagtaGTATACAAAAATGGATAAGACATGCATTCTAATTTCTAGATAATATATGAACCTTACCGATgggagtacctacctatgtggTTGATGTGCTTTGAGTcatgaatagtataatattatattaaaatacaaatttaaaaagatcaCTTACgaatcaaaatactttaaatcttcgttaaattattactattgggTAAATCAGCGattcttaaactttttttttcgtggAGTCCTTgatatgctaaaaaaaaattcacggaGCCCCAAAAACTTGTAATACCAATTTTACAACTCAAACAATTATGGATCAATAAATTGCTAATATACaaactttatacaatataaatgtaacttgttacaatttaactaaaaataatatatgtaggtacttaattcaGATGTGCCCACGGAGCTCCTAGATTAGTCTCGCGGAGCACAGTTGGAGAACCGCCAAATTATGcagtatattctataatatttaatttataacttttttatttatttttttttttattaaaaaaaaatttgatttttaggtGTTCTTATAAAAGATTCAATTTTGAGACTCGaggtataattattcaagAATAGTGACCAACAACTAACAAggctttttaaatatcatcttatagaacatttattacatttattattctcTTGTTCTCTCTATTTATCTTTCTTGATGAAATTGTTTATCAATAAGCAGATGGTCACTATTCtaaatttctgaaaatatttgcCAAAGAATTCATTAAGCGATAGTAGGTGTTAAAAAGGATAGGTCAATCACTTACACATTGCTAGAGTTATTCTGGTCTACTCGACGCtcgttatgttatatttagtattactatattattaagaccTTTtccgtttattttataccactTGATGAAtgtatcttttataatattatatcttttctacacttttttttttactccgaAGCGATATTTTTGTCCGAGCGCAGAGCAGCGAGCGAGTGGCAACGTGAACATCAATGATCATCAAATCTGATTTTCAACCAAAAAATAGGATGTTTTTCGTTACGGGTAAAAAAAAAGCGTTCTTTCagagtgataaaataatacacagttTTTAGAGCAATAGAACATTTATCGAgtaatggtaaaataatgaaaaaaccaaaaaaagtaGTAGTATAGTGAATAAACGAAAAAGATCCAATTCAAAtttgatatacctacctattaattaatcaCTGCAGTAATCTACTCAATTACGATAATACGATATCGATGAGTTACATTCTATACCAGCGTTAGTATACAGAACCAGAGCAGTTACTATTTACACCTGCCTTTTTTGTTGAATTATCAGTGATAGGTATAATCAAaccaacataatatgtaaatacaaaaagtTGAAAGAACAAGTATGTGATTAATTGCATCATATTACATGTGTGAATGtgtggtaaaaattaaaaataaatataaatacataacttaAGTACCAAAATagctaatatagtaatatcacaaaatatcaaattgttAATAGAAAGTACTTGTAATCATGAAAAGCTTTAcaaccttttattttttaataaactattttaaattatagtctataatatacataatgatcaattataatttataataaaaatttaataatttattttaggtaatttttttggaaagttcatgtatttttatgcaaaatagTATGAGCTGCCACAGATActtctaaaattttttaattataattaacaagttACCATTTATGCTATTGTTTGTATCACATGTAGATTGAACTTCTATCACACTTGTATTCATATTaacatcatttaatatatccaaataaacattttcaatatcaatgtcattattatttaaatttccattTATGTTGTTTCTTTCTGAAACTatcaaaatgttgaaatttaattttaatttttaattcattaaaatttacactTAAAGGAATAAAGATAAGGAGCAGCTAAGGtaaggtttttattaaaacaattgcaTTTTTCAACTATCATTCTAGAATTGTATGAACTGTCATgcaatttcaagtttttttttataataaatttaaatgatttaataatgtctaaaaacctaaaaatacttgaaatttcttgacagttcataaaattatataagatgattgatgaaaaattcaattgtttgaatcaaaattttaacgcATTATCATTTAGTCAATTTTGGTTTTAGAGCTATGGTAAAATGGATCAAATTGACTCAAAAGACTAGATCTATCCGAATTATTGTGTCAGCCGCTCAGAATGGATGAACGTTATTGCTGGCCAATCATAATAAACGACGTTGTAGCCGTTGTCAGGGGGTTTCTACGGTACCGAAATAATATTCCGATCGAATTGATTCGCATTTGCAAATTTGAGACGTTTACGCATTAAGtttgaacattaaaaaaaaaactcaataaaatggattttttaGGTCTGACGATAATATCATTTACTACCGATAaagttttagatattatagacACCATCATGAACACCACAATCGCTACCACGAGCGGCAGAAACGTGACGGAAAGTTTGCTGGCTCTAACCCTCGGGGTCGTTGATATCATCGATACGGCAGACGCCGTCGTTGAAGACGGCGAATGCGATGCAAACgctattttggaaaaatatgtgGGAGAAATACCGGCTGCGCAACAACTAGCCCCCCGCGAACGACAAGAGAAAAAAGGTAAttcgttattacttattacagtTAATACTGATTTACatcaacgatataatatatttttcttaagaaCAAGAATTGATTGTATCGATGAGCCGATCGTCGCATGACGGCGGAGACGCGCCGGAAGGTTTGTCAGCGCCAACCCTGGTGGCCATTGATATCTTCGATACGGCAGAAGCCGTCGTCGAGGACGAGCCAAAAGGCAAATGTGATGCAATTGCTATTTTGGAAAAAGATGCGGGAGTAATACTGGCTGCGCAACAACTAGCCAACCGCGAACGACTAGAGAGAAAAGGTAAttcgttattacttattatagtaattactgatttaaatcaacgatataatatatttttcttaagaaCAAGCATTAATTGTATCGATGAGCCGATCGTCGCATGGCGGCGGAGACGCGCCGGAAGGTTTGTCAGCGCCAACCCTGGTGGCCATTGATATCTTCGATACGGCAGAAGCCGTCGTCGAGGACGAGCCAAAAGGCAAATGTGATGCAATTGCTATTTTGGAAAAAGATGCGGGAGAAGTACTGGCTGCGCAACAACTAGCCAACCGCGAACGAAAAGAGAGAAAAGGTAAttcgttattacttattatagtaattactgatttaaatcaatgatataatatatttttcttaagaaCAAGCATTAATTGTATCGATGAGCCGATCGTCGCATGGCGGCGGAGACGCGCCGGAAGGTTTGTCAGCGCCAACCCTGGTGGCCATTGATATCTTCGATACGGCAGAAGCCGTCGTCGAGGACGAGCCAAAAGGCAAATGTGATGCAATTGCTATTTTGGAAAAAGATGCGGGAGTAATACTGGCTGCGCAACAACTAGCCAACCGCGAACGACTAGAGAGAAAAGGTAAttcgttattacttattatagtaattactgatttaaatcaatgatataatatatttttcttaagaaGAAGAATTGATTGTATCGATGAGCCGACCGTCGCATGGCGGCGGAGACGCGCCGGAAGGTTTGTCAGCGCCAACCCTGGTGGCCATTGATATCTTCGATACGGCAGAAGCCGCCGTCGAAGACGAGCCAAAAGGCAAATGCGATGCAATTGCTATTTTGGAAAAAGATGCGGGAGAAATACTGGCTGCGCAACAACTAGCCAACCGCGAACGACAAGAGAGAAAAGGTAAttcgttattacttattatagtaattactgatttaaatcaatgatataatatatttttcataagaaGAAGAATTGATTGTATCGATGAGCCGATCGTCGCATGACGGCGGAGATGCGCTGGAAGGTTTGTCAGCGCCAACCCTGGTGGTCATTGATATCGTCGATACGGCAGAAGCCGTCGTCGAGGACGAGCCAAAAGGCAAATGTGATGCAATTGCTATTGCTATTTTGGAAAAAGATGCGGGAGAAGTACTGGCTGCGCAACAACTAGCCAACCGCGAACGACAAGAGAGAAAAGGTAAttcgttattacttattatagtaattactgatttaaatcaatgatataatatatttttcttaagaaCAAGCATTAATTGTATCGATGAGCCGATCGTCGCATGGCGGCGGAGACGCGCCGGAAGGTTTGTCAGCGCCAACCCTGGTGGCCATTGATATCTTCGATACGGCAGAAGCCGTCGTCGAGGACGAGCCAAAAGGCAAATGTGATGCAATTGCTATTTTGGAAAAAGATGCGGGAGAAATACTGGCTGCGCAACAACTAGCCAACCGCGAACGACAAGAGAGAAAAGGTAAttcgttattacttattatagtaattactgatttaaatcaatgatataatatatttttcataagaaGAAGAATTGATTGTATCGATGAGCCGATCGTCGCATGACGGCGGAGATGCGCTGGAAGGTTTGTCAGCGCCAACCCTGGTGGTCATTGATATCGTCGATACGGCAGAAGCCGCCGTCGATACGGTAGAAGCCGTCGTCGAGGACGAGCCAAAAGGCGAATGCGATGCAAACGCTTTTTTGGAAAAAGATGCGGGAGAAATACCGGCTGCGCAACAACTAGCCCCCCGCAAACGACGAAGACGTTTGGCTGCGGCGTGGCGCGTCATAAAACGTTTCTTTTTATGTGGATGTTGCGCCCCGCGAGTAGAATAACTGGCCTCCGACAATTCATTCCCCTCCTTCGCTGAAGACTTCTCCtgtgatattatgttataaatcttAGTTTCGTGTTCCGTTTTCCGCCTTCCGTCGTCACCAAAATCTCGTCAATCGACACACCGTCGAAGCGCACGACATCGAGCGCTAGCTGCCATCGCCGTTGGCCCGAAGAAAATCGAGCCCCGCTTTCCGTCGTGATGGTCGATGCGTTACTCGTTCACCCGTGCAGGATCCGGTCGTGAAAATGTGTGCAAAGGTGACCAGTATAGAACTGGCAGTATAATGTCTTGCACCATACGCCATTTCAACCATCTCATATACAGTGTGTTTCGTTTTAAAGGTAACACTAAATAATTCTGTCCAGTGAGATCGGATTGATatgcggttttttttttttgggggggggggggggggatagggaatacataaatacacatttattgatgatttttacatttttagatcTTTCCGTGTGCGCATGCGTAATgcaacttttttgtttttttgtaagtGGCGGCAGGTGTTTtgaacatagataataaaagaatGGATAGGTCATTCCTATATTAACAACATAGGGGTTTGCGGGCCGGAATATGCATGAGAGACAGACTGCTTTTATATAGTGCTCTCACTTTAGCAAGgggtattatcatttatttatatagctatatatacataaatattgctgtaattttgatattttgataatagataaaaCCCCTTGTAAcatcaaagtaaaataatgttcttgCCCGTGCGATAAGGCCTGATGGCCTATCCattcttttattatctttggttttgaataacaaattcAGGTAGACTGAAGTTTTCTATGTCAATTTGGTCCTCTTAACCATAGTTCTAAAACCAAAATTGACT
The DNA window shown above is from Aphis gossypii isolate Hap1 chromosome 2, ASM2018417v2, whole genome shotgun sequence and carries:
- the LOC126549913 gene encoding uncharacterized protein LOC126549913 isoform X4, with the protein product MDFLGLTIISFTTDKVLDIIDTIMNTTIATTSGRNVTESLLALTLGVVDIIDTADAVVEDGECDANAILEKYVGEIPAAQQLAPRERQEKKEQELIVSMSRSSHDGGDAPEGLSAPTLVAIDIFDTAEAVVEDEPKGKCDAIAILEKDAGVILAAQQLANRERLERKEQALIVSMSRSSHGGGDAPEGLSAPTLVAIDIFDTAEAVVEDEPKGKCDAIAILEKDAGEVLAAQQLANRERKERKEQALIVSMSRSSHGGGDAPEGLSAPTLVAIDIFDTAEAVVEDEPKGKCDAIAILEKDAGVILAAQQLANRERLERKEELIVSMSRPSHGGGDAPEGLSAPTLVAIDIFDTAEAAVEDEPKGKCDAIAILEKDAGEILAAQQLANRERQERKEQALIVSMSRSSHGGGDAPEGLSAPTLVAIDIFDTAEAVVEDEPKGKCDAIAILEKDAGEILAAQQLANRERQERKEEELIVSMSRSSHDGGDALEGLSAPTLVVIDIVDTAEAAVDTVEAVVEDEPKGECDANAFLEKDAGEIPAAQQLAPRKRRRRLAAAWRVIKRFFLCGCCAPRVE
- the LOC126549913 gene encoding uncharacterized protein LOC126549913 isoform X10; amino-acid sequence: MDFLGLTIISFTTDKVLDIIDTIMNTTIATTSGRNVTESLLALTLGVVDIIDTADAVVEDGECDANAILEKYVGEIPAAQQLAPRERQEKKEQELIVSMSRSSHDGGDAPEGLSAPTLVAIDIFDTAEAVVEDEPKGKCDAIAILEKDAGVILAAQQLANRERLERKEQALIVSMSRSSHGGGDAPEGLSAPTLVAIDIFDTAEAVVEDEPKGKCDAIAILEKDAGEVLAAQQLANRERKERKEQALIVSMSRSSHGGGDAPEGLSAPTLVAIDIFDTAEAVVEDEPKGKCDAIAILEKDAGVILAAQQLANRERLERKEEELIVSMSRPSHGGGDAPEGLSAPTLVAIDIFDTAEAVVEDEPKGKCDAIAILEKDAGEILAAQQLANRERQERKEEELIVSMSRSSHDGGDALEGLSAPTLVVIDIVDTAEAAVDTVEAVVEDEPKGECDANAFLEKDAGEIPAAQQLAPRKRRRRLAAAWRVIKRFFLCGCCAPRVE
- the LOC126549913 gene encoding uncharacterized protein LOC126549913 isoform X9; this encodes MDFLGLTIISFTTDKVLDIIDTIMNTTIATTSGRNVTESLLALTLGVVDIIDTADAVVEDGECDANAILEKYVGEIPAAQQLAPRERQEKKEQELIVSMSRSSHDGGDAPEGLSAPTLVAIDIFDTAEAVVEDEPKGKCDAIAILEKDAGVILAAQQLANRERLERKEQALIVSMSRSSHGGGDAPEGLSAPTLVAIDIFDTAEAVVEDEPKGKCDAIAILEKDAGEVLAAQQLANRERKERKEQALIVSMSRSSHGGGDAPEGLSAPTLVAIDIFDTAEAVVEDEPKGKCDAIAILEKDAGVILAAQQLANRERLERKEEELIVSMSRPSHGGGDAPEGLSAPTLVAIDIFDTAEAAVEDEPKGKCDAIAILEKDAGEILAAQQLANRERQERKEQALIVSMSRSSHGGGDAPEGLSAPTLVVIDIVDTAEAAVDTVEAVVEDEPKGECDANAFLEKDAGEIPAAQQLAPRKRRRRLAAAWRVIKRFFLCGCCAPRVE
- the LOC126549913 gene encoding uncharacterized protein LOC126549913 isoform X12; amino-acid sequence: MDFLGLTIISFTTDKVLDIIDTIMNTTIATTSGRNVTESLLALTLGVVDIIDTADAVVEDGECDANAILEKYVGEIPAAQQLAPRERQEKKEQELIVSMSRSSHDGGDAPEGLSAPTLVAIDIFDTAEAVVEDEPKGKCDAIAILEKDAGVILAAQQLANRERLERKEQALIVSMSRSSHGGGDAPEGLSAPTLVAIDIFDTAEAVVEDEPKGKCDAIAILEKDAGEVLAAQQLANRERKERKEQALIVSMSRSSHGGGDAPEGLSAPTLVAIDIFDTAEAVVEDEPKGKCDAIAILEKDAGVILAAQQLANRERLERKEEELIVSMSRSSHDGGDALEGLSAPTLVAIDIFDTAEAVVEDEPKGKCDAIAILEKDAGEILAAQQLANRERQERKEEELIVSMSRSSHDGGDALEGLSAPTLVVIDIVDTAEAAVDTVEAVVEDEPKGECDANAFLEKDAGEIPAAQQLAPRKRRRRLAAAWRVIKRFFLCGCCAPRVE
- the LOC126549913 gene encoding uncharacterized protein LOC126549913 isoform X14, coding for MDFLGLTIISFTTDKVLDIIDTIMNTTIATTSGRNVTESLLALTLGVVDIIDTADAVVEDGECDANAILEKYVGEIPAAQQLAPRERQEKKEQELIVSMSRSSHDGGDAPEGLSAPTLVAIDIFDTAEAVVEDEPKGKCDAIAILEKDAGVILAAQQLANRERLERKEQALIVSMSRSSHGGGDAPEGLSAPTLVAIDIFDTAEAVVEDEPKGKCDAIAILEKDAGEVLAAQQLANRERKERKEQALIVSMSRSSHGGGDAPEGLSAPTLVAIDIFDTAEAVVEDEPKGKCDAIAILEKDAGVILAAQQLANRERLERKEEELIVSMSRPSHGGGDAPEGLSAPTLVAIDIFDTAEAAVEDEPKGKCDAIAILEKDAGEILAAQQLANRERQERKEELIVSMSRSSHDGGDALEGLSAPTLVVIDIVDTAEAAVDTVEAVVEDEPKGECDANAFLEKDAGEIPAAQQLAPRKRRRRLAAAWRVIKRFFLCGCCAPRVE
- the LOC126549913 gene encoding uncharacterized protein LOC126549913 isoform X16, coding for MDFLGLTIISFTTDKVLDIIDTIMNTTIATTSGRNVTESLLALTLGVVDIIDTADAVVEDGECDANAILEKYVGEIPAAQQLAPRERQEKKEQELIVSMSRSSHDGGDAPEGLSAPTLVAIDIFDTAEAVVEDEPKGKCDAIAILEKDAGVILAAQQLANRERLERKEQALIVSMSRSSHGGGDAPEGLSAPTLVAIDIFDTAEAVVEDEPKGKCDAIAILEKDAGEVLAAQQLANRERKERKEQALIVSMSRSSHGGGDAPEGLSAPTLVAIDIFDTAEAVVEDEPKGKCDAIAILEKDAGVILAAQQLANRERLERKEELIVSMSRSSHDGGDALEGLSAPTLVAIDIFDTAEAVVEDEPKGKCDAIAILEKDAGEILAAQQLANRERQERKEEELIVSMSRSSHDGGDALEGLSAPTLVVIDIVDTAEAAVDTVEAVVEDEPKGECDANAFLEKDAGEIPAAQQLAPRKRRRRLAAAWRVIKRFFLCGCCAPRVE
- the LOC126549913 gene encoding uncharacterized protein LOC126549913 isoform X15 gives rise to the protein MDFLGLTIISFTTDKVLDIIDTIMNTTIATTSGRNVTESLLALTLGVVDIIDTADAVVEDGECDANAILEKYVGEIPAAQQLAPRERQEKKEQELIVSMSRSSHDGGDAPEGLSAPTLVAIDIFDTAEAVVEDEPKGKCDAIAILEKDAGVILAAQQLANRERLERKEQALIVSMSRSSHGGGDAPEGLSAPTLVAIDIFDTAEAVVEDEPKGKCDAIAILEKDAGEVLAAQQLANRERKERKEQALIVSMSRSSHGGGDAPEGLSAPTLVAIDIFDTAEAVVEDEPKGKCDAIAILEKDAGVILAAQQLANRERLERKEELIVSMSRPSHGGGDAPEGLSAPTLVAIDIFDTAEAVVEDEPKGKCDAIAILEKDAGEILAAQQLANRERQERKEEELIVSMSRSSHDGGDALEGLSAPTLVVIDIVDTAEAAVDTVEAVVEDEPKGECDANAFLEKDAGEIPAAQQLAPRKRRRRLAAAWRVIKRFFLCGCCAPRVE